In the genome of Vicia villosa cultivar HV-30 ecotype Madison, WI linkage group LG7, Vvil1.0, whole genome shotgun sequence, one region contains:
- the LOC131620638 gene encoding phospho-2-dehydro-3-deoxyheptonate aldolase 1, chloroplastic-like: MSLSSTSNSLIPTKSLIPHTSAASSFPIGLKPKPTLKPNHSLSILAVHAAEPAKNPVVTEKQPKPQATTIPRNVNSGKWTIESWKSKKALQLPDYPNQEELQAVLKTLDDFPPIVFAGEARTLEEHLGEAAMGNAFLLQGGDCAESFKEFNANNIRDTFRIILQMSVVMMFGGQVPVIKVGRMAGQFAKPRSDSFEEKDGVKLPSYRGDNINGDAFDLKSRTPDPQRMIRAYCQAAATLNLLRAFATGGYAAMQRVTQWNLDFTEQSEQGDRYRELANRVDEALGFMAAAGLTVDHPIMKTTDFWTSHECLLLPYEQSLTRLDSTSGLHYDCSAHMIWVGERTRQLDGAHVEFLRGVANPLGIKVSDKMDPNELVKLIEILNPQNKPGRITVITRMGAENMRVKLPHLIRAVRRAGQIVTWVSDPMHGNTIKAPCGLKTRPFDAIRAEVRAFFDVHEQEGSHPGGVHLEMTGQNVTECIGGSRTVTFDDLSSRYHTHCDPRLNASQSLELAFIIAERLRKSRIRSQPPLISPLSSGAL; this comes from the exons atgtCTCTCTCTTCAACTTCCAACTCTCTCATTCCCACCAAATCACTAATCCCCCACACATCCGCCGCTTCCTCATTTCCCATCGGGCTCAAGCCCAAGCCCACTCTCAAGCCCAACCACTCTCTCTCAATCCTCGCCGTCCACGCCGCCGAGCCTGCCAAAAACCCCGTCGTAACCGAAAAACAACCCAAACCCCAAGCAACCACCATTCCCCGGAACGTGAACTCCGGGAAATGGACAATCGAGAGCTGGAAATCCAAGAAGGCTCTTCAGCTTCCTGATTACCCTAACCAGGAAGAGCTTCAAGCGGTGCTCAAGACTCTCGATGATTTCCCTCCGATTGTGTTTGCTGGTGAAGCGAGAACTTTGGAGGAGCATTTGGGAGAAGCTGCTATGGGGAACGCGTTTCTTCTTCAAGGTGGTGATTGTGCTGAGAGCTTCAAGGAGTTTAATGCTAACAACATTCGGGATACTTTTAGGATCATTCTTCAGATGAGCGTTGTTATGATGTTCGGTGGCCAAGTTCCGGTCATTAAG GTGGGGAGAATGGCGGGGCAATTTGCGAAGCCGAGATCGGATTCGTTTGAGGAGAAGGATGGAGTGAAGCTGCCTAGTTACAGAGGGGATAACATCAATGGTGATGCGTTTGATTTGAAATCGAGGACACCGGATCCACAGAGGATGATTCGGGCTTATTGTCAAGCTGCGGCTACTTTGAATCTGCTTCGTGCTTTTGCTACTGGAGGTTATGCTGCTATGCAGAGGGTTACTCAATGGAACTTGGATTTCACTGAACAAAGTGAACAAGGAGACAG GTACCGAGAGCTTGCTAACCGTGTTGACGAGGCCCTTGGATTCATGGCTGCTGCTGGTCTCACTGTCGACCATCCAATAATGAAAACAACTGATTTCTGGACATCACACGAATGCTTGTTGTTGCCATATGAACAATCACTCACTAGGTTGGATTCAACTTCTGGGCTCCATTATGATTGCTCAGCCCATATGATTTGGGTCGGTGAAAGGACCCGACAGCTAGATGGTGCTCATGTTGAGTTTCTCAGAGGAGTTGCTAATCCCTTGGGAATTAAG GTAAGTGACAAGATGGATCCAAATGAGCTTGTGAAGCTGATCGAGATCTTGAACCCCCAAAACAAACCAGGGAGAATCACTGTAATCACTAGGATGGGAGCTGAAAACATGAGGGTGAAGCTTCCACATCTGATCCGGGCCGTGCGCAGAGCAGGGCAAATTGTCACATGGGTCAGCGATCCTATGCATGGAAACACCATAAAGGCTCCATGTGGTCTCAAAACTCGTCCCTTCGATGCCATCAGG GCTGAAGTGAGGGCATTCTTCGATGTGCACGAGCAAGAAGGAAGCCACCCAGGAGGAGTTCATCTAGAGATGACTGGTCAAAACGTGACAGAGTGCATTGGTGGGTCGAGGACAGTCACATTCGACGACCTTAGCTCACGCTACCACACACACTGCGATCCAAGACTCAATGCTTCACAATCTCTTGAGCTTGCTTTCATCATTGCGGAAAGGCTAAGAAAGAGCAGGATCAGATCACAGCCTCCTCTTATCTCTCCTCTTTCCTCTGGTGCACTCTGA